The DNA window TGAAACGTAACGGACTCGCAGCACGCCAGATTTTTCGATCAGGTTTTTCATGAGGTCATATTTTTTCCGAAAATGAGCGCGCAATTTTTCTAAATACACCGACATCTTCCCTTTTCGCAGAAAACGTTCAAAACACTGCTGTTGTAAGTCGGGAGATGAAATATCGGAATAAAATTTCGCGGAAACGACCCGATCGACCAGTTTTTTGGGCAGGATCATGCAACCCAGACGCAATCCTGGCATAAGAATTTTTGAAAATGATTTCAGGTAAACGACTCGATCGTTGGTGTCTCTGGATTTTAAAAGTGCATGAGGTTTCTCGTCAAAGTAAATTTCTGACTGGCAGTCGTCTTCGATGATAAGAAAATTGTGTCTTTCCGCAAGTTCCATCAATCGAAAGCTGTTTGCTTCAGAGAGACATACGCTGGTGGGGCATTGAAAAACGGGCATACAGTATAAAAAATGTATTTTTCTTTTCTCCAGTATTCTCTCCAGGCTCTTTATGTCCATTCCTTCTTCGTTTACCGGTATGGAAAGAATTGTCGCTCCCGCTCTCGTAAAGGTATTGAGCGCTACCGTATAACTGGGATTTTCTGCCAGCATGACGCTGCTGGGGTCAATTATCGATTTGCACAGCAGGTCGATCCCCTGTTGGCTGCCGTTTAATATCTGTATACATTCCGGTTGGGTTTTCACCCCCTGTTCCTCGAAATATTCCCGAAGCCGCTGACGCAGATGATAGTTCCCCTGAGCTTCACGATAGGCGAAACTCTTAGAAAGCCCTGATTTTGCCAGCTCGATGAGAATTTCCTCGAAGTCGTGGGTTGGATAAATGTCGATGTACGGCGTCGCACTGGAAAAGTTGATTAAAGGCTGTTCGAATACCTGACCTTTATTGAAGTTCTCCAGCACAATTTTCTCGGAGAAAAAATGAGAGCGGTGGAGGGCCTTGACGTAACAGCCGCTTCCCTGAACAATACTGATGATGCCCGTTTCTTCCAGCATTTCGTAAGCGTGAATGACAGTCGAAATGTTTATTCCGTATCTTTGCGCAGTTCTCCTGTAAGAAGGCAGTTTATCCCCCGGACGCAGCGTTCCGTTGATGATTTCGCGCTCAATGTTGTTATGGAGCTGTAGATACAGACTGTCATTTTTTGTTTTATGCGCACTGGAGTCCAAATGAGAAAACATCATACACCCCCAAGAAGCGTTGCTTTAAATTTCTGACCTCCGATTTGGCAAGAGTTGTTGTTTTGTTATTATGCACTGGAAAAATTGTATCGAAACACTTTCTAGTTTTGAATTCTTGAAAATATATAAAAATAGTATAGAGTTATCATTGGAAAATATCTATAAATAAGTGACCTGTGCTTACCCGCTTTATCATAATGATGTCAATTTATTATCTAAAAAACAAATGGGGAAAGGGTGAAAGTGTGTGAAGAAATTAATCGCTCTGATGGTTGTGTGTTCGAGTTTTATGTTCGGTATTTCCAGCAGCAGTGCGGCGCCTGTCGTTATTAAAATTTCCAATCCGGTTACCGAAAATTCAACGTGGTACAAGGGACTCCTCAAATTCAAAGAGATTATCGAAGAAAAAACCAGCGGAAAATACGAAGTGCAGATTTACAACAGCGATCAGTTGACAGCGGGAAACCAGACCCAGGCTCTGGAAATGATCCAAATGGGCGCCACGGATTTTGATTGCCGCGGTATGGTTATTCATACCGTTCTCGATGATCGCTTTACGGTGGTGAACATGCCCTTTATCCTGCCTGACCTTGAAACCGTCGATAAAATTCTTTCCGGTTCCGGCAAAGAGGCTTTGTTTCAATTCGCTTCCGAAAATGGTTTGCACCCCCTGGCTCTGGGTGAGTCCGGCTATCGCCAAATCACCAGCGGCCCTAAAGCCATCCGCGTTCCGGCGGACATGAAAAACCTGAAAGTCCGGATTCCCTCCATGCCCATGTTTTTTGACCTGTTCGAAATTCTTGGGGCAAACCCGACCACCATTAACATGAGCGAGGTATTTACGGCTTTGCAGCAGGGAGTCATCGACGCCCATGAAAATCCTCTGGATGTTTCCAGGTCGTATAAAATCAATGAAGTGCAAAAATACATCACTTTATGGAATGCCGTCTACGACCCCATTTTGTTCTGTTGCAGCGAGCAGTTCTGGGCCCGCCTTTCCGATGAAGAAAAGACTCTTTTCCAGAATGCCTCCTATGAAGCGTTGAACTATCATAAACAACTGGTTCGTTCGTAAAACGACTCCATTCTCAAACTTTTCAGTGAAACAATGGAAATCATCAGGCCGACGGAGGAAGAAATGGCTCAGTGGAAAGCGGCGGTGCAACCTGTATATGAAAAATGGTATGGCAAAATTGACCCGAAAATTTGGGCGGCTTTTGGTTATACCAAAAAATAACATTGTTGACAGGTGTTTATAATCACTGCTCCCTGCCGGCGGCACTTCAACGGCAGGGAGTATTTTGAGTTCGATTTCGCCCCCGCCGGTGGGGTGTGTCTGTCTTTTCCAAAAGCAGAATTTCCGCTTCGTTTTTTATTGTTTTTCATTGTCTTTCATTGAAAAATTCTTCAAAAAGATCGTTCACAGGAGGCGTGTTTATGACCGTTGTAAAAATGCTGGCGTATTTCGTCCGCCACCTGGAGGAGATCGTAATCGGCCTCAGCATGATCGTTATGATCGTCATCAATTTTGGGAACGTGCTTTGCCGATACGTGATCAATTTTTCTTTCGGATTTACGGAAGAATTATGTGTGATGCTGTTTATTCTTGTCAGCTTCATGGGGGCGGCCATGGCAGCCAGATACCGGAACCATCTGGGATTTGACATGTTACTCGAAAAATTTCCGCCTAAGATGAGAAAAGCTGTGGAAACCGCTACTCTGGTTCTTACCCTGGCTCTCATGGGCATTATGTTCTATTACGGACTGAGCCGATGTCGAAATTTATACAGGTATAAAAGTGTCAGCGCCTCCATGAGAATCCCTGAGTGGATTCCAGGGCTGATTATCCCGGCAGGCAGCATTGCCATTGGTATTCGAACAATACAGGCTTATCTGGAAAAATATCGACGGGATAAAACGCGGTAGGCTGGAACAGGGAGGAAAGAAACGGATGACCATAATCTTATTCGGCTGTTTTGTTCTCTTTGTATTTTTGGGAATGCCCATTGCCATATGTTTAGGGCTCTCGTCTGTGGGAGCTATTCTGTACAACAATATTCAACTGGTGATCGTTCCCAACATCATGTACTCCGGTACCGGCAAGTACAGCCTTCTGGCTATCCCTTTTTTTGTGCTGGCTGGCGTTATCATGGAGAAAGCGGGAATATCTCAAAGACTGATCAAATTTGCCTCGGTGATGGTGGGGCATATTTTTGGCGGTTTGGCTATAGTTACCGTTCTCGTTTCCTGCTTTTTTGCCGCTATTTCCGGTTCCGGCCCGGCAACGGTGGCGGCCCTGGGCCCCGTACTCATTCCGGCCATGTTTAACGCCGGTTACGAAAAAGACTGGGCGGCCGCGTTGGTGGCCAACGGGGGTAATATAGGCATTATCATTCCTCCCAGCGTCGTTTTCGTCATCTATGGCGTGCTGGCGGAAGTGTCCATCGGCAGGTTATTCACAGCCGGCATCATTCCGGGAATTTTGTTTGGCGCTGCTTTGATTTTCTGTTCTCTGTTCTCCCTGCGGAATGAAACAAAACTGAAAACTTTATCAAGAGCCACTGCGCGGGAGCGCTGGAAGGCTTTCAAAGATGCCTTCTGGGGATTGATGACGCCGGTTATTATTTTGGGCGGAATTTACGGAGGCTTCGTCACCCCTACGGAAGCGGCCGGCATTGCCGCGGTATACGGACTTCTGGTGGGTGTTTTTATTTATAGAGAAATCAAACTGAAAGATTTGTGGCGACTGTTCGTTGATGCGGGCATTTCTTCAGCTGTGATCATGTTTGTCATAGCCAACGCTTCGGTGTTTGCCTGGATTCTCACCACCAGCCAGCTGGCAGCCAGGATTGCCCAGAATTTGATCGGACTTACCAACAGCAGCGTATTAATGCTGCTTCTTATCAATCTGATTCTGCTGCTTGCCGGTTGTTTTTTGGATACGGGGTCCGCGATGTATATTTTTATTCCTATTTTATTGCCGGTCGTCAGGCATTTTGGCATTGATCCGCTGCATTTCGGAGTGATTGCGACAGTCAACCTGGCTATCGGAATGGCTACTCCGCCGGTGGGACTTGACCTGTTTGTGGCCTGCAACATTTCCGGAGTGGGACTGAAGGAAATCTCTTATCAAACCCTTCGATTTGTGTTCAGCAGCCTCATTTCTCTGTTGCTCATCACTTATCTGCCCTTCCTCAGTACATGGCTGCCTGAAGCGGTTCGAGTGAAGTGAGATGAGAAGTCTTATTCATCACAAAGAAGGCTGCCTGTTCCTTGTGCAGACGGATCACCTGTCAGGCGAGGATATTGGTGTTGCTATCGGTATTCTCTATGAATCCGGCGCGCGAAACGTGCAGGTCATTCCCACAATCACGAAAAAGAATCGACCGGCTTACATTTTTTTGATTGACGCTTCCCAGGCCGAAACGGAAAATCTGGAGGAAGCCATCGTGCGGGAGTTGAGCGTAACGGGCTGGCATCGCCTGAATTCAGATCATTGTTATATTCCGGCTAAGGAGATGAAGCGAACTTTTTGCGTAAGTACTCCCGGCAGTTCTTTTTCATTTGTCGCCAGGGCAAAATGGGATGAGGGAGCGGCGCAGTGGCGGCCGGAACAGGAAGATTGCCTTTCACTCAGATTATTGCTGAAAGCCGGACTTGTTTCCCTCCCTGGAGTCATTGAAATCAAACGCAAATTGTCCGCGGCGTTTTCTTCGGAAGAAAAAGAACCTTCTATAGAGTTCGGCTCTCGTTCTGCGTGAAAGTGTGCCAAAACTGCACTGAAGATGAGGAGGATCGACATGAAGAACATGGACAGGGATAAAATTATATCCGCGGCGGTGATGGCGACGGCAGCAGATGTCTGCAACATGACCTGCGACCGGATCGAATCTCTGAAGGCCGGGCACGGTATGCTGAATTTGGCCATTCACACGACAGGCAACGTTATCGCGGAGTCCATTTTGAGCGGAATGGACACAAAACTGAGCAATGCGAACGTACAGACTCTTCCTTTGGACGACGTGATGAAAAAAGTCGTTCAGACAGCGAAAGATTCCGGATGCGACGGAGCCAACGCCGCTCTGATCTCCGCTGTGATGATCTACATGGCCGGGACGGCGGCTCAGGTCGGAATACCCGCCGGCAACAGAAAACTGGGAGCCATAGCGAGAATTGCCGCAGGGGCGGACCGGTGCGGGGTGGCTACGATCCCTACGGCAAAAATGGGGAGTAAAATTTCCGGATTTGCGGCAGTTCAGGCGATTTATCAGGCCATGTGGGAGGGGAAACTGACGCGGATCAACGGATATAAATTGCCTTTAAATGTAGGTGTAAGCCCATTTTATGGTCACAGTGCCCTGGGAGAAGATTATTGTTTTCCGGATTTGGCAATCAATGGCGCTAAAATCGGAACCAAAGCCATGATGGATGCCTGTGCCGGAGCCGGGATGGCTCCTCACGCCTTCACCTGCGCGTTGTTCGGCGCGGCCGCCATTCTGGAGATCGTCCATCCCGATGCGGAAGTGGCGGAAGAACACGGCGTTTACGGCAAAATCAATACAGCTTATCTTGCGGGCAAGACCGCGGCGGAAACCGCAGGTTTGCCCGAAAAACTTCACATTAAGGGAATCGATGAAGAATATGACACGGCGAGGCTTATCGGCGATTTGGGTTTGATTTTGAAAGATGTCGGAGGACCTTCCGTCATTGGCATGATGGCACTGAGCGAGATCATGGCGGCGTTCAGAGAGGGAATTGCCGGTTCTTCCGGGGGTGCGGGAAATTCTCCCCTGGGACATCTGGGAGGGTATGCGGTGGTGGCAATGAAAGCTCTGCTGCATTTCAGGGGAGATAAGGAAGCGGCGAAAAAAGCCTGGGTGGAAGAACGAATCGGCAGCAATATGAGCCCCGAGCACGCGTTGTGCAACATTTATTTTGTAGCGAAAAAAGCTGCGGAAATCAAACCGGGGCCTGTGACGGACGTATTGTTGGATGGCGCTTACCCTGCGCTCGCTCAGGGAATTTTCCGCCGGGCTTCTTTTGCTTATGACGAACTCTCCTCCGGTAAAAAATTGGAGGAAGTGGTCGCCTCGCTGGAAGCGGAGCGGAAAGCAACTATCGAGGCCGGAGCCGCAAAAATTCTTTCCGAAAAACTGGGAAAAAAGATCTCCGTCAAAATTCTCACGATTCGTCCGGCAGCCAGAAGAAAAATCAGCAAACTGGCAACCCGCTATCTGTCTTTCGACCCCTATTTTGATATTGAAGTCACAGCAGACGGAAAAACGACTGTGCTGAAGGGCCTGGCCAACGACATCATCCCGAAAGCGGTCCTTGGAGAACTGCCGGACTTACTGTGGGCCATTCCGCCTGCCTGTCCTCCCTGTGCGGAAATTGTACTCAGCGGCAACAATCTGTTGAACATCGTAGTTCCGGTAGCGGTGGCCTGTGTTTTGAAGTTGCATGAACCTGCGGAAGCTGCGGAAATTGCAGAAAAGGCCGCCTATATTACAGCCTCCATTCCCGGTGCAAAAGCTCCGGCCCGTAAAATCGGAGAACTGGCCGTGAATATTATGAATTTTACGTTATCGGGTTCCGTTTCATAATTTGTTGAGAAAGGCCTGTTCTTATCGTCAGTTCAAAAGGAGGGGATTTTTGTGTCTGATATTTGTGAGGAAATGAACAGAATGGTCAGCGAGTATCTGCGTACAGCAACCTTTCCGGTCGCCGTCAAAGTGTACAGGAAAGGGGAGTCCGTGCCGCCGGAATGCAGAGCGAAGGCCCCGCTGAAGGATTTCGGGCATCGACTGGCGGTTTGTCAGGCCGTTACGATGGCGCGGAAACTGGGCAGCGTGATTCAGTTGTCCAAAAAGGACCAGGCCTGTCCGCTGGCTCAGGTCATTCTGGGATATGCGGAAGAGCCGGATTTCATTAAGGACGGCAGCGTGGTCTATCCTCTTTATGTCAGCAATATGGAGGCGGCGAAAAGGACTCAGGAGACGACGCCTAAAATGCCGAAAGCGGATACCGGCGCGATCCTTGTGGCCCCGCTGCATCGAGCCGCCTTCGAGCCGGACGTGATCATCCTCTACGGTAACGCCGCTCAGATCGTCCGCATGGTGCAGGGCGCGCTCTACCACGAAGGCGGGTACATCGAATCGCGTTTTTCCGGACGGGGAGCCTGCGGAGGCGAAATAACCGTACCTCTGACGCAGCAGAAATGCAACGTCATCGCTCCGGGAGGAGGCGAACGGGTCTTTGCTCTCACTTCCGACGAGGAACTGGCTTTTGCGGTTCCATCCTCACAGTTTCAGTCATTCATTGAGGGCGTTATCGAGACGCACAAAGGCGGCGTGGCTCGAATTCCCACACCCATAGCGGGCGTCAACCTGGAGCCCAGGTGGCCCTCCACCTACGAAAAGCTCGCAGCGTACATGGAGTCGCAGTGATAAAGTGTGAATTACAGTAAAAGCTGGAACGGTTTTTAATAATTTTCCTCACCGAAAAATGAGCTTTTTGGTGAAACCATTCACCGAATAGCTTGATATTTGGTGAATGAAGCTGATAAAATACCCTCATTATGGAAATATATTCGAGGGATTTGGAAAAAAGCATCAGGAACCGCCTGTTCGAGAACGGGAAAATCATCGTCCTTTACGGGCCGCGGCAGACGGGCAAGACGACGCTGGCGAAAAAAATCCTGCGCGAGTGCGGCGACGAAAAAAATTTTTTCAACTGCGAAGACTCGTCCGTCGCCGAGACGCTCGCCTCGCACAGCGCCGCGCGGATGAAAAATTTCTTCGGCACGGGGGACGTGATCGTGCTGGACGAAGCGCAGACCGTGCAGAACATCGGTCGCGCCCTCAAGATTTTTGTCGACGCGTACCCGGAAACGCACATCATCGCCACAGGGTCGTCGAGCTTCGACCTGGCGAACAAAATAAACGAACCACTGACCGGACGTCACTACGAATACTTTTTGTATCCGCTCAGCTTCAACGAAATAGCTCAGACGTCCGGCAACCGCGTCCTGTTTGAAAACCTGGAGAGCCGCCTGATCTATGGAAACTATCCCGAGATAGTCACGGCAAAATCTTTCGCCGACGCGCGGGAAAAACTCACCGCGCTGGCAACGAGCTATATGTACCGCGATGTTTTCAAATTCGGCAGCGTCAAAAACCCGGAGGTCCTCTCGAACATTCTGCGCGCGCTCGCCTTTCAGGCGGGGAGTGAAATCTCCCTGACGGAAATCGGCGGTTTGACCGGCGCGGACAAAAACACCGTGGCGAGTTACATCCGTCTCCTGGAGCAGGCGTTCATCGTTTTCCGCCTTCCGTCGTTCAGTCGAAATATGCGGAACGAAATCAAAAAAGGCAAAAAGATTTATTTCTTCGACAA is part of the Synergistaceae bacterium genome and encodes:
- a CDS encoding PLP-dependent aminotransferase family protein, whose amino-acid sequence is MFSHLDSSAHKTKNDSLYLQLHNNIEREIINGTLRPGDKLPSYRRTAQRYGINISTVIHAYEMLEETGIISIVQGSGCYVKALHRSHFFSEKIVLENFNKGQVFEQPLINFSSATPYIDIYPTHDFEEILIELAKSGLSKSFAYREAQGNYHLRQRLREYFEEQGVKTQPECIQILNGSQQGIDLLCKSIIDPSSVMLAENPSYTVALNTFTRAGATILSIPVNEEGMDIKSLERILEKRKIHFLYCMPVFQCPTSVCLSEANSFRLMELAERHNFLIIEDDCQSEIYFDEKPHALLKSRDTNDRVVYLKSFSKILMPGLRLGCMILPKKLVDRVVSAKFYSDISSPDLQQQCFERFLRKGKMSVYLEKLRAHFRKKYDLMKNLIEKSGVLRVRYVS
- a CDS encoding DctP family TRAP transporter solute-binding subunit; this translates as MKKLIALMVVCSSFMFGISSSSAAPVVIKISNPVTENSTWYKGLLKFKEIIEEKTSGKYEVQIYNSDQLTAGNQTQALEMIQMGATDFDCRGMVIHTVLDDRFTVVNMPFILPDLETVDKILSGSGKEALFQFASENGLHPLALGESGYRQITSGPKAIRVPADMKNLKVRIPSMPMFFDLFEILGANPTTINMSEVFTALQQGVIDAHENPLDVSRSYKINEVQKYITLWNAVYDPILFCCSEQFWARLSDEEKTLFQNASYEALNYHKQLVRS
- a CDS encoding TRAP transporter small permease, which encodes MTVVKMLAYFVRHLEEIVIGLSMIVMIVINFGNVLCRYVINFSFGFTEELCVMLFILVSFMGAAMAARYRNHLGFDMLLEKFPPKMRKAVETATLVLTLALMGIMFYYGLSRCRNLYRYKSVSASMRIPEWIPGLIIPAGSIAIGIRTIQAYLEKYRRDKTR
- a CDS encoding TRAP transporter large permease, with translation MTIILFGCFVLFVFLGMPIAICLGLSSVGAILYNNIQLVIVPNIMYSGTGKYSLLAIPFFVLAGVIMEKAGISQRLIKFASVMVGHIFGGLAIVTVLVSCFFAAISGSGPATVAALGPVLIPAMFNAGYEKDWAAALVANGGNIGIIIPPSVVFVIYGVLAEVSIGRLFTAGIIPGILFGAALIFCSLFSLRNETKLKTLSRATARERWKAFKDAFWGLMTPVIILGGIYGGFVTPTEAAGIAAVYGLLVGVFIYREIKLKDLWRLFVDAGISSAVIMFVIANASVFAWILTTSQLAARIAQNLIGLTNSSVLMLLLINLILLLAGCFLDTGSAMYIFIPILLPVVRHFGIDPLHFGVIATVNLAIGMATPPVGLDLFVACNISGVGLKEISYQTLRFVFSSLISLLLITYLPFLSTWLPEAVRVK
- a CDS encoding LarC family nickel insertion protein, whose protein sequence is MRSLIHHKEGCLFLVQTDHLSGEDIGVAIGILYESGARNVQVIPTITKKNRPAYIFLIDASQAETENLEEAIVRELSVTGWHRLNSDHCYIPAKEMKRTFCVSTPGSSFSFVARAKWDEGAAQWRPEQEDCLSLRLLLKAGLVSLPGVIEIKRKLSAAFSSEEKEPSIEFGSRSA
- a CDS encoding DUF169 domain-containing protein, which translates into the protein MSDICEEMNRMVSEYLRTATFPVAVKVYRKGESVPPECRAKAPLKDFGHRLAVCQAVTMARKLGSVIQLSKKDQACPLAQVILGYAEEPDFIKDGSVVYPLYVSNMEAAKRTQETTPKMPKADTGAILVAPLHRAAFEPDVIILYGNAAQIVRMVQGALYHEGGYIESRFSGRGACGGEITVPLTQQKCNVIAPGGGERVFALTSDEELAFAVPSSQFQSFIEGVIETHKGGVARIPTPIAGVNLEPRWPSTYEKLAAYMESQ
- a CDS encoding ATP-binding protein; amino-acid sequence: MEKSIRNRLFENGKIIVLYGPRQTGKTTLAKKILRECGDEKNFFNCEDSSVAETLASHSAARMKNFFGTGDVIVLDEAQTVQNIGRALKIFVDAYPETHIIATGSSSFDLANKINEPLTGRHYEYFLYPLSFNEIAQTSGNRVLFENLESRLIYGNYPEIVTAKSFADAREKLTALATSYMYRDVFKFGSVKNPEVLSNILRALAFQAGSEISLTEIGGLTGADKNTVASYIRLLEQAFIVFRLPSFSRNMRNEIKKGKKIYFFDNGIISALTGNFAAPETGRDVGGLWENLMMSERLKYNQNHQLYKTLYFWRRKGAGEIDLVEEHDGALYPYEFKWNKNKISAGARSFVENYGTRQVEIVNRTNFIDFVR